In Arachis hypogaea cultivar Tifrunner chromosome 7, arahy.Tifrunner.gnm2.J5K5, whole genome shotgun sequence, the genomic window taatataatattaatatatttttgtcaATCTCAGAAAATAATTAATGTAATAAAAAGTTTAATAACAATTTTGTTATACAATACTAATTTCAAATACCACTTTAATTTGTATTCACTTGTCAATAAACAATTCAATTTCACATTATGAGAATTTCTTTTATCAGTacgtatttattatattaataaattttatatttgttattagggTAAAAAACATAAATAAGTCAAGAAGAGAACAATTTGACACAAATAAGTCAAAGTAAAATCTGATTCATTAATTAATCAAAGCACATTTTTATGTAGTTCGAACAAATTTAGTTTGAACTAAATTttcatataattcgaaccaaataggttcgaattacacattgtAAACCTTtgtcacataattcgaaccaatttgGTTCGAACTCCTACtctgtaattcgaaccaattaggttcgaattagACTGAAGAAATAGTCACCAAGTAATTCAAACTAAtatggttcgaattactaagaaTTCGTTCCACACAGCAAATTAAGTTACGAACATAGTTTCCAATCATGACTTAATAAAACTCGTACAATTATTTATTCCGGTGTGCATTAGACATACATTTTGTTTAAAACTGTGGAGACAGAACATATTCATTAACTAAAGTCCCATTCAAAGTACATCACACTAACGTTAACAAATTCTATCAGTCACCAACTACAAGTAAGAAAACCGATAATAGTAGAATCTAAACGCGAAATTGAAACAACAAAAGTACCAAAGCCACCAATACACCTAATCATGCCCCCGTGTATGCTCTGCTCCTCCGAGCTGTGGACAACTCCGACGTGTGTGGCCGGGCTGCCGACAAAGCCCACATCTCTTTGGCCGGTTTggatctgcctcgtccatattGGTCCGTATCTGAGTGGACCTCGGACGACCCTCTCTCGCAGGCCTCTTATTGGGGTCAGGGATGACAGTCGGCCCGTCATATGGTGGCCAAAAACCctccggaatgggaggtgtgaaacCCATTCGATACACACTGAAGACCGAACTAAGACGATACACCTGGTGGACGTAAGGCTCCCATGTAAGCCGTGAGTAGGCACAGCATGCCAGTGCGTGGGgacacgggaaatgaagtgcCTGGAAGTATCCACAGTCACATGTCTGAGATGCAAGCGAGACTCTGTAGCTACCCAGTGAGAAAGAACCAGTCGGAGTTGTCTCTGCGacggtgaactcggagttatcccTGTCGTACACAGTAACCGTGAAGCACCTAGCtgtcttcaagttggcctctatACACTTCACCAAGTGCTGACTAAATTGTTGTCCGGTTCCCATCTGCGCCTCAGCCTCTCTCCCTTTGCGAACAAATAATTCGGCCAACCTTCCGTATGTTGCATTCACTAGCGAGCACACAGAAAGGTTTCTGACACCCTTGAGGATCGAGTTCACACACTCAGatatattcgtcgtcatgtgtTCGAATCTACGCCCCTCATCACAATGCTGTGTCCACAACGAATACTCAATCCGGTTCGCCCAGTCACACCGCCGGGTCTTCGGACCtaagaatatcaaaccagtaatggaACTCGACCTCGGGTCTTAGCGTACGCCGCATTCACAAGTAGCCTCCttgcgtctttgcccttgaaggtgagGGCAAAATTTGTCGCAACATGTCGAATGTAGAATGCCCGGTATGCAGACGGAGGTAACCAGCCTCCGTCAGGAGCCTCAAGTgcggccttgatgccgttatgcctgtccgaGATAACCAGCAGACCCGACTGCGGTGTCACATGCTCAcgcaggtgggagagaaagaagaaccacgactcagcattctcaccctcgactaatgcgaatgcaacagggagtatgttggagttcccgtcctgtgcaatcgcaaCAAGCAACGTTCACCCATACTTTCCATacagatgggtgccgtcaatactaATTAgaggcttgcaatgacggaatggcTCGATACAAGGTGGAAACGTTCAGAATAGTCTGTGAAAATAAGCTCGAGACTCGTCCAACTGTCCACCGACACGAACAGGGCTCGTCCTTAGGACTGCAACAGTACCAGCCATCGTCAACTGGACTCCTAACACCCACCTTGGGGgctcgttgtatgactcatcccagtcaccataaATGAGGGCAACAGCCTTCTGCTTCACCAACTAGACCCTCCTATAAGTCGGCCTAAACCCAAAGTATGTGGCGgtggcatttaggagcaccttgatgctgacggatgcatcagccctaaccattggcataatgaatgccgatatcacatggtaatccaaactcctgtggtcacTGGAAATGAAGGTGGCGAGACAAGTATACGGTCCGTTGTAACGTTTGACCTCCCAAACTCTCTTTCGCTGTCGAAGACTAAGCCGAATTAACCATGTGCACTCATTACcgaactcagaacacttgcccacataccggcgatAGTCAGACTCCACGACCTTGTATTGTACCCCTCGACGAATTCTGTAAGTCTTGACACTTAAGAGGGCCTCTTCTTTATCCGGAAATTGCTTACCAACCTGAAATTCTGTCAGATCTGCAGACCCTTCAGcatctctagcgccaaatccagCCAGCTGCCCAGGAACCCCCTCCtacctcatggcatccaagtccaaagagaAAAAATGTGGAGGGTACTACTgcgtgccagagctagaaccaccgccTGCCCCAGTAGGCTCACTTACTCCAACATCATCGCCACTGTCATcagcaatcatatccggctcgatATCATCGTCCTCTGGATCATCCAAGAATCCATCTCCAACCCCAGCCGGTACAACACACTGTAAAGAGGTCCGCATATATTCTCCTTCTTCGACCTCGTCGCCTACACTACCGTTGAGATCAACAACGAATGAAGGGGAGGCGACATGTTGGACGGGTGGCTCGTACGCAGGGACGGAGGAAGATGCAACGGCTGGTCTGGAGCTAGAACCGACTACCGTGTCTAAAGTGGTGGTATTCCGGTTTGAACCCCCGAGCTAGACACCGCGTCAACTAATTTTGTCAACAGTTCTGGTGTCTTCACCTCTGGAAACTGCCGGTGACAATGAAACATGAACTGCAAGTCATCATCACTCCCGATTGTGAAACAATCGTACTTTACGGTTTCCTGGAGCACCGTGATTGGAATTCGAtaaaaaaacttcttaacccgttTCACACCTTCTAGACCAAGTTTCAGCAATACAGAGCTAACAAGGTCCTCATACCTCGTCGTAGGCCTGAcgataatacagagaggatccttattagtgaacttcacaccggaacgagtttttctcttaatggatcctctgtggtgaaccaacactacgaaactctcctcactagccatcttaccTCCCCTCTAATGGTAGCAACTTACGTTCACACCATATATATACAGGTCTGGTcctcactaattcgaaccagtcTAGTACAAAATATGGTCTGTGTAAATCGAACCaaactggttcgaattacttaaTATGTGTAATTtgaacctaattggttcgaattacagaGTAGGAGTTCGAACcaaattggttcgaattatatggtAAAGGTTTATaatgtgtaattcgaacctatttggttcgaattacatgaaaattaatttggttcgaactacataGAAATGTGCTTTGATTGATTGATAAATCAGATTTTGCTTTGGCTTATTTGTGTCAAATTATTCTCTACTTGGCTTGTTTACATTTTTTACTCTTGTTATTATTACACTATATTGATTGAATCAATCAgcatctatttttttttcttcattaatAAGCTCATTAGTGACTTGCCTGTTAATAGACTAATCTTGTTAACAAATCAAAATTGACAACTACAAAAATCTTCTACGTGTTGTGATAAGATCATATGTGGATGCCCATTTCCAAAGTAACTTAGTTTATCAAGGATGACTCTATTTATTATAGTTTGAAAAATGTCATATTGTacacctataaatagaggctcAAGCCTCTGAATAAAAACACACACAGCAATAATATAACTAATatattccctctctctctttcttactaTAAAGcacttattttcttttctcttactGCACACAACCAAATAATAAGAAATCGATTCCCTtttatgttgcaatcaaatacCCTTCTTCTTATATTACtattacaattctttctcttcttttattttataagtattttaaattctattttctattactctttacatataatattaatagcaatattaaccatctttattatattgagatagtaacaataaacaaatgcaattctctctctctttatttttaatactttttcttatctttgtatatatatatacacaatacaacatataatattattatatatatatataaatattattgagctaattatattaataatagagtcttctatttatacatctttattttatatatcttttatttcttttacaacacgttatcagcacgagactctgatcaaatcttTAGGAAGACTCAAGtaatattttcattatgtcgaaactctctcatcttgaattcaatgctcttgatatatctggaaacaattatttatcatggatattagatgttgaaatccatcttgattcaatggatcttggaaataccattaaggctgaaaataatgcatcccagaaggataaagctaaagccatgatttttctccgtcgtcatcttgacgaaggattgaaaaatgaatatctcacattaaaagatcctgcagatctttggaaagaccttaaagaaaggtataatcatcagaaaacggtaatacttcctcaggcccgatatgaatggacgcatttgcgtttacaagattttaaatttataaatgaatataattctgcaatgtttcgaatcacctcacgaatgaaattgtgtgggaaaaaataactgatcatgatatgttggagaaaactttctcaaccttccatgcctcgaatgtgctcctgcagcagcagtatcgagaaaaaaggtttaaaaaatattctgagttaatttcttgccttcttgttgccaaacgcaacaatgagttgttattgaaaaatcatgaagcgcgcccagctggcgccgccccattttctgaagtaaatgcggcaaatcatttaccccagaagaggtaaatggcaagcttttaataacaagaaaaattatggaaggaaaaagaattatgttcaaaagagaggatctcaccagaagtgggataaagaaaggaatatcgggtagaataaatcaacagaggagaagtgtttccgctgtggtggaaagggccattggtcacgtacctgtcgtaccccaaggcacctagtcgatctttaccaggcatctttgaaaaagaacgacaaaggaaaggaaacaaattttgtttcaaatgatgctgagaactccaccactcattatgatgtatctgatttctttgaggaccctgaagaaaatattggtcatttgatcaatgattgaATAGTTTAATATATGGGATTGTgaagtatatatgtaaataaataatgtaaagaacttattgttaagttttattttctatgtatttaagtttcaaatgtgatgtacataaataatgaaatattaatatgaattttgaaattattaaatgtgtcaaattttaaaataaaattttagtatatgacattattttatgtacagtgtttcttagaaaaataattctgatcaagtattcaatttaactgtgcatactactcattttattattatttgtttttgaagaatggcaaggatatgtaatgaagatgtatgccttgcagatagtgcaagttcgcacactattctcaaaagtgatatatattttacccatcttgtgccaaaagaggaatatgttaacactattattggctcaggcaatgtgatagaaggctccggaagagctataattttgtttcctggaggaacaaaatttataataaataatgcattgttgtctaccaagtctcgaagaaacttgttgagctttaaagatattcgacgaaatggatatcatattgaaactatgaatgagggaaatcatgagtatttatatatcacaactcatgattcaaataagaaagttatattagaaaaattaccctcactttcatctgggttgtattataccaagattagtgcaattgaatcacatgccactgtaaaccagaagtttactagcccaaatgaattcataacttggcacgaccgattgggtcatccgggaacaaccatgatgaggagaattattgaaaactctcatggacattcactaaagaaccagaagattcttaaaactagtgaattttgttgtgccgcatgttctcaaggaaagctaattttaaagccatcaccagtaaaaattgatttgagtctcctgaattcctagaaaggattcaaggtgatatatgtggacctattcatccaccatgtggatcttttagatattttatggtcctgatagatgcatcttcgagatgatcacatgtgtgcttattatcttctcgcaacctggcgtttgcgagattactggctcaaattattcgattaaaagcacaatttccagaaaatccaattaaagcaattcttcttgataatgctggtgaatttacttcccaagcttttgatgcttattgtatggctaatggaataagtgttgaacatccagtagcttatgttcacacacaaaatgggttagcagaatcacttattaagcgcctccaattaattgctagacccttgcttatgagaacaaatctcccaacctcggtttgggggcatgctattttacatgccgcagcacttattcgtttgaggccaacgagttatcatcaattctctcctatataattagcttttggccagcagccaaatgtttcccatttaagaatatttgggtgtgcgatatatgttcccattgcaccacctaatcgcaccaaaatgggaccccaaagaaaattggggatatatgttggatatgattctccctctatagtgaggtatcttgagatacaaactggtgatgtgtttaaagcccagtttgcggattgtcattttgatgaatcaaaatttacaACAGTAGGGGGAGAGagtaagcttcctgaaaaggaacttaattggaatgcatcatcgttgatgcatttagatcctcgatcaggacaatgtgaactagaaattcaaaagattatacatttgcaaagaatagcaaatgaattgcctgatgcattttccgatacaaagaggataaccaaatcttacataccagcgaaaaatgcctcaattcgaattgacgtcccagtaggacaagtagccactgaagcaaattcacgccagaagcgtggcatggcgaaaaatgccccaattcgaattgatgtcccagtagggcaAATAGCCACGGAAGCAAATACACgctagaagcgtggcaggcctgtcagttccaaagacaaaaattctcgaaagagaaaagaggtaaataatattcctgttgaaaaagacatagtaaagacacctgcagttgtccaaaattctgatataacgtcagaagacgttcaggtacctgaaaattgtgaaaatgacgagatctcaataaattatgtctttacaggagagaaatgggaccgaataagacaattgtcaatgaaatatttgcatataatgtggcattgaatatcatgcatgaaaataaggatcttgagctaatatcagttgaagaatgtcgacaaagaaatgattggccaaaatgggaagcagccatgaaggctgaattagactcacttgcaaaacgtgaagtctttggacctataGTCCGTACACCTACAGATGTAAAACCTATTGGATacaaatgggtatttgtgagaaaacgaaatgagaaaaatgaagttgtgcgctataaagcccgacttgtggcacaaggtttttcacaaaggcccggtatagattatgaagaaacgtattcccctgtagtggatgcgataacattgcgttatttggtcagtttatctgcatatcataaactgcatatgcatttaatggatgtggtaacagcctatttatacggctcattagatcgggatatctatatgaaagtccctgaaggactaaagatatctaaaccatccagtgAATATTCACAAgagttatactcagtcaaattgcaaagatctttatatggtctaaagcaatctggacgaatgtggtataatcgtcttactgagtatctagccaaaaacggtttcaagaatgatgacatctgcccatgtgttttcataaagaaaactacatctgggttcattataattgctgtgtacgttgatgatttaaatatcattgggactcctgaagagattccaacaattataaaaactctaaaagaagagtttgagatgaaagatcttggaaagactaaattttgtctcggcctgcagattgaGCATATAAAAgacgggatctttattcatcaaacaacatacacagaaaagatcttgaagaaattttatatggataagtcacaccCATTAAGTACCCCagtgatcgtaagatctttggatgtgaaaaaggatcaattccgtcctaaagaagaaaatgaagatatccttagtcctgaagtaccatatcttagtgccattggagcactaatgtatcttgctaataatacgcgacctgacatatcattcgcggtgaatttactagcaaggtatagttcctctccaaccagaagacattggagtggaatcaaacaaatttttcgatatcttcatggaacggttgatatgggaatGTTTTATCCCtacggatccaagtcacaactagttggctatgcaaatGTTGTGATAAGATCATATGTGGATGCCCATTTCCAAAGTAACTTAGTTTATCAAGGATGATTCTATTTATTATAGTTTGAAAAATGTCATCTTGTacacctataaatagaggctcAAGCCTCTGAATAAAAACACACACATCAATAATATAACTAATatattccctctctctctttcttactaTAAAGcacttattttcttttctcttactaCACACAACCAAATAATAAGAAATCGATTCCCTtttatgttgcaatcaaatacCCTTCTTCTTATATTACtattacaattctttctcttcttttattttataagtattttaaattctattttctattactctttacatataatattaatagcaatattaaccatctttattatattgaaatagtaacaataaacaaatgcaattctctctctctttatttttaatactttttcttatctttgtatatatatacacaatacaacatataatattattatatatatatatatataaatattattgagctaattatattaataatagagtcttctatttatacatctttattttatatatcttttatttcttttacaacACTAGGTACAAAAATTAATAGGTTATTTATATTTGTATCACATACAAATTAGaaataagttaaattatatatatttatacataatatataattattaatttaataattaattttttatatatttaatattttttatatttatatattatattacattatttttcataaaatgattacctattaaaataattaaatttatcgtAATAAAACAATCAAATATGTCATAAttgaaaaatcaaatatttttaaaagtaatataattagttttttttataaataccaaATACATATTCCTAGGCAATAATGAATTAATTTTACATAATGATTGGATTGGATcacttcaaatttcaaaaacaagTTGGTCAAATTCGAATTTGAGTTAACCAATTATTCCACTTAATTAGGTTAACCCTTCTCCAAGGCACAAAAACAGCTTAAAAAGGATTAAAAATTTGAGTCCAACaataaaaccctaaccctaccaaAACCATTGTTGCAGCCACCAAagacccttttttttttctgaaacctTAGAATTAATTCAATAATGGCTTCCTACGGATCAGAAACTCCAGAAAAAGAATTGCGACAGTGGTTAGAGGCCAACGTCCAAGAAACCGGCTGCGCCTTCAAATATGCATTGGTTGGAGGATCCA contains:
- the LOC114924296 gene encoding uncharacterized protein; its protein translation is MTTNISECVNSILKGVRNLSVCSLVNATYGRLAELFVRKGREAEAQMGTGQQFSQHLVKCIEANLKTARCFTVTVYDRDNSEFTVAETTPTGSFSLGSYRVSLASQTCDCGYFQALHFPCPHALACCAYSRLTWEPYVHQVYRLSSVFSVYRMGFTPPIPEGFWPPYDGPTVIPDPNKRPAREGRPRSTQIRTNMDEADPNRPKRCGLCRQPGHTRRSCPQLGGAEHTRGHD